The following proteins are encoded in a genomic region of Opisthocomus hoazin isolate bOpiHoa1 chromosome 4, bOpiHoa1.hap1, whole genome shotgun sequence:
- the CLDN12 gene encoding claudin-12 isoform X1, which translates to MGCRDVHAATVLAFLSGTASVAGLLAAVLLPNWRQMRLYTFNKNERNVTVYTGLWIKCARFDGSRDCVIYDPQWYTAVDQLDLRVLQFALPLSMFTAVSALFLCLIGMCNTAFVSSVPNVKLAKCLVNSAGCHLVAGLLFLLACAICLTPSIWVIFYNNYLNRKYEPVFSFDISVFIAIASAGGLFFTSVLLLLWYCACKSLPSPFWQPLYSHAPSMHSYASQPYSARSRLSAIEIDIPVVSHAS; encoded by the coding sequence ATGGGCTGCCGGGATGTTCATGCAGCAACAGTACTGGCCTTCCTCAGTGGAACAGCCTCAGTAGCTGGACTCCTTGCAGCAGTTCTGCTTCCAAACTGGAGGCAAATGCGACTGTACACATTCAACAAGAACGAGAGGAATGTGACCGTTTACACCGGACTCTGGATTAAGTGTGCTCGCTTTGATGGGAGCAGAGACTGCGTGATATATGACCCACAGTGGTACACTGCTGTCGATCAACTGGATTTGCGCGTTCTTCAGTTTGCCCTTCCGCTGAGCATGTTCACTGCTGTCTCCGCTCTGTTTCTCTGCTTGATTGGCATGTGTAACACAGCCTTTGTGTCCAGCGTGCCAAACGTCAAACTGGCCAAATGCCTCGTGAACAGCGCCGGCTGCCATCTCGTGGCTGGCCTCTTGTTCCTGCTTGCCTGTGCCATTTGTCTCACTCCCTCCATCTGGGTCATTTTTTATAACAATTACCTGAACAGGAAATACGAGCCTGTCTTTAGCTTTGACATCTCTGTCTTTATTGCCATTGCCAGTGCTGGCGGTCTGTTTTTCACTTCTGTTCTGCTACTTCTGTGGTACTGCGCATGTAAAAGCCTGCCTTCTCCCTTCTGGCAGCCGCTCTATTCCCACGCCCCTAGCATGCACAGCTATGCCTCTCAGCCGTATTCTGCACGCTCGCGCCTCTCTGCCATAGAGATTGACATTCCCGTGGTGTCACATGCATCTTAA